In Streptomyces sp. NBC_01426, one genomic interval encodes:
- the codA gene encoding cytosine deaminase, whose amino-acid sequence MRMIVRGARLLTDHHTAGGDGLSDVEVAEDGRIARVVPHDDQKEPPATGVLIEAHGGLLTAPFVEPHIHLDTALTAGEPRPNASGTLWEGIACWSERKPTLTREDVIARATEVLRWQAAQGVLHVRTHCDITDPRLTALDALLEVRDRVRDVMTLQIVAFPQEGIVSFPDGEALLREAVRRGADVVGAIPHFEDTREDGVASLGIAFALAEERGLRVDAHCDEIDDEQSRFVEVLAALALRTGLRERATASHTTAMGSYGGAYSFKLQRLLSRAGINLVSNPFANLNLQGRFDAYPKRRGLTQVKEMLAAGVNVAFGHDDVMDPWNALGTGNPLQTALVGVYAAQLTGADEIPRAFEMVTDRAARVLGLSATEYGITPGAPASFVLLPAESPTEAIRRQVRPRYVVSRGTVLAENPPAPTLLSWPGEPGPSEVDFRRP is encoded by the coding sequence ATGCGGATGATCGTCCGGGGCGCCCGGCTGTTGACCGACCACCACACCGCCGGCGGCGACGGACTCAGCGACGTGGAGGTCGCGGAGGACGGCCGGATCGCCCGCGTCGTCCCGCACGACGACCAGAAGGAGCCACCCGCCACCGGCGTCCTGATCGAGGCGCACGGCGGCCTGCTCACCGCCCCCTTCGTCGAGCCGCACATCCACCTCGACACCGCCCTCACGGCCGGCGAGCCGCGCCCGAACGCCTCCGGCACCCTCTGGGAGGGCATCGCCTGCTGGAGCGAGCGCAAACCGACCCTGACCCGCGAGGACGTCATCGCCCGCGCCACCGAGGTGCTGCGCTGGCAGGCGGCCCAGGGCGTGCTGCACGTACGCACCCACTGCGACATCACCGACCCGCGGCTCACCGCCCTCGACGCGCTGCTGGAGGTCCGGGACCGGGTACGGGACGTCATGACCCTGCAGATCGTCGCCTTCCCGCAGGAGGGCATCGTCTCCTTCCCCGACGGCGAGGCGCTGCTGCGCGAGGCGGTCCGACGCGGCGCGGACGTGGTCGGCGCGATCCCGCACTTCGAGGACACCCGCGAGGACGGGGTGGCCTCGCTCGGCATCGCCTTCGCGCTCGCCGAGGAACGGGGCCTGCGCGTCGACGCGCACTGCGACGAGATCGACGACGAACAGTCCCGCTTCGTGGAGGTCCTGGCCGCGCTCGCGCTGCGCACCGGGCTGCGCGAACGCGCGACGGCCTCCCACACGACCGCCATGGGTTCCTACGGCGGCGCGTACAGCTTCAAACTCCAACGGCTGCTGTCCCGCGCCGGGATCAACCTCGTCTCCAACCCGTTCGCGAACCTCAACCTCCAGGGCCGCTTCGACGCCTATCCCAAACGGCGCGGCCTCACCCAGGTCAAGGAGATGCTGGCGGCCGGGGTGAACGTGGCCTTCGGCCACGACGACGTGATGGACCCCTGGAACGCCCTGGGCACCGGCAATCCGCTCCAGACCGCCCTCGTCGGCGTGTACGCGGCCCAACTCACCGGGGCCGACGAGATCCCCCGCGCCTTCGAGATGGTGACCGACCGCGCCGCGCGGGTCCTCGGCCTGTCCGCGACCGAGTACGGCATCACCCCGGGCGCCCCGGCCTCCTTCGTCCTGCTGCCGGCCGAGTCGCCCACCGAGGCGATCCGCCGCCAGGTCCGACCCCGGTACGTCGTCTCGCGCGGCACCGTCCTCGCCGAGAACCCGCCCGCCCCGACCCTGCTGTCCTGGCCCGGCGAACCGGGCCCGTCGGAAGTGGACTTCAGACGACCGTGA
- a CDS encoding TetR/AcrR family transcriptional regulator: MPAPATEPTPKRATYRHGNLRSALLDAALELAREGGPDAVSLREVTRRAGVSPNAAYRHFADRGALVHAVSQAAMAHVARAMEAEIDALPSAGDPAAGARARFRAVGTGYLRFAVTEPGWFRTAFHVPADMVHATDTTAAGEGGLTPFELLGAALDGLVDVGALPAERRPGAEFLAWSAVHGLAVLVIDGPLRGVTPEQVHDAGQDVIAMLERGI, from the coding sequence ATGCCCGCACCGGCCACCGAACCGACGCCCAAGCGCGCCACCTACCGCCACGGCAACCTCCGCAGCGCCCTGCTCGACGCGGCTCTGGAACTGGCCCGCGAGGGCGGGCCCGACGCGGTCTCGCTGCGCGAGGTCACTCGGCGGGCCGGGGTCTCGCCCAACGCCGCGTACCGGCACTTCGCCGACCGGGGGGCGCTGGTGCACGCGGTCTCGCAGGCGGCGATGGCGCACGTCGCGCGGGCGATGGAGGCCGAGATCGACGCCCTCCCGTCCGCCGGGGATCCCGCGGCGGGGGCGCGGGCACGCTTCCGGGCGGTGGGGACGGGGTACCTCCGCTTCGCCGTCACCGAACCGGGCTGGTTCCGGACGGCGTTCCACGTCCCGGCCGACATGGTCCACGCCACCGACACCACCGCCGCCGGCGAGGGCGGGCTCACCCCCTTCGAGCTGCTCGGCGCCGCCTTGGACGGGCTCGTGGACGTCGGCGCGCTGCCCGCCGAGCGTCGCCCGGGCGCGGAGTTCCTCGCCTGGTCGGCGGTGCACGGGCTGGCGGTGCTGGTGATCGACGGTCCGCTGCGCGGGGTCACCCCGGAGCAGGTCCACGACGCGGGCCAGGACGTGATCGCGATGTTGGAGCGGGGGATCTGA
- a CDS encoding DUF5956 family protein has product MSWDETGSPHPLAQRRTGRSEQEPDRLPEIRELAVLGWEPAPENATWVFLPYVWPPSARTWIPDRGTHWAVESELDGRGHITRVECAPLPDEDVDLLDAESVTALADLGLPPRPRGRLWLLRPVGPFDTVDAVLDHLHRLAEDRAVDTRTREFVTLVRTELDAYPAPDTSTGPDTSTAPDTSTGPDADPDRRR; this is encoded by the coding sequence ATGTCCTGGGACGAGACCGGATCACCCCACCCGCTCGCACAGCGCCGCACCGGACGCAGCGAACAGGAACCGGACCGACTGCCCGAGATCAGGGAACTGGCGGTGCTCGGCTGGGAGCCCGCACCCGAGAACGCGACGTGGGTCTTCCTCCCCTACGTCTGGCCCCCGAGCGCCCGCACCTGGATCCCGGACCGCGGCACCCACTGGGCCGTGGAGAGCGAACTGGACGGCCGCGGCCACATCACGCGCGTGGAGTGCGCCCCGCTCCCGGACGAGGACGTGGACCTCCTCGACGCCGAATCCGTGACGGCCCTCGCCGACCTCGGCCTGCCGCCCCGCCCCCGGGGCCGGCTGTGGCTGCTGCGCCCCGTCGGCCCCTTCGACACGGTCGACGCCGTACTCGACCACCTCCACCGGCTGGCCGAGGACCGCGCGGTCGACACCCGCACCCGAGAGTTCGTCACCCTGGTCCGCACGGAACTCGACGCCTACCCGGCCCCGGACACCTCCACGGGCCCGGACACCTCTACGGCCCCGGACACCTCTACGGGCCCGGACGCCGACCCGGACCGGCGGCGCTGA
- a CDS encoding sulfite oxidase, translating into MERASPGGVGGPGRVAAVGEGIGADELALAARNHGLPLEALRYEVTPAGLHYVLVHYDIPAADAGGWRLRVGGRVRTAVEWGPDELRARPAVTRRVTMECAGNGRARLSPRPVSQPWLVEAVGTADWTGVALGGLLAEAGVEPDAVEAVFTGADHGFERGVEQDYRRSLPLPIDADVLVAYEMNGRPLPPQHGYPLRLVVPGWYGMAQVKWLTDITLVDAPFTGFQQSVAYRLRQSPDEAGEPVTLIEPRALMAPPGFPDFMSRTRVVRPGSVPLAGRAWSGYGPVVRVEFSADAGLTWVDFEVAAPFGGRCAWQAWRGAWEATPGEHTLAVRATDAEGRRQPLEQAWNRGGFGNNAVQRVAVVCAPLG; encoded by the coding sequence ATGGAGAGGGCATCCCCGGGGGGTGTCGGTGGGCCGGGTCGGGTGGCCGCGGTCGGGGAGGGGATCGGGGCGGACGAGCTGGCGCTGGCCGCCCGCAACCACGGTCTGCCCTTGGAGGCGCTGCGTTACGAGGTGACGCCGGCCGGGCTGCACTACGTACTGGTGCACTACGACATCCCCGCGGCCGACGCGGGCGGGTGGCGGCTGCGGGTCGGTGGGCGGGTGCGGACGGCGGTGGAGTGGGGGCCGGACGAGCTGCGTGCCCGACCGGCCGTCACGCGGCGGGTGACCATGGAGTGTGCCGGGAACGGGCGGGCGCGGTTGTCGCCGCGGCCGGTGAGCCAGCCCTGGCTGGTCGAGGCGGTGGGGACCGCCGACTGGACGGGGGTGGCGCTGGGCGGGCTGCTCGCCGAGGCGGGCGTGGAGCCGGACGCGGTCGAGGCGGTGTTCACGGGCGCCGACCACGGGTTCGAGCGCGGGGTGGAGCAGGACTACCGGCGGAGCCTGCCGCTGCCGATCGACGCGGACGTGTTGGTCGCGTACGAGATGAACGGGCGGCCGCTGCCGCCGCAGCACGGGTATCCGCTGCGGCTGGTGGTGCCCGGCTGGTACGGCATGGCCCAGGTGAAGTGGCTGACGGACATCACGCTGGTCGACGCGCCGTTCACGGGGTTCCAGCAGTCCGTGGCCTACCGGCTGCGGCAGTCGCCCGACGAGGCCGGGGAGCCCGTGACCCTGATCGAGCCGCGCGCCCTGATGGCGCCGCCGGGCTTCCCCGACTTCATGTCCCGTACCCGTGTCGTGCGGCCCGGGTCGGTGCCGCTGGCGGGCCGGGCGTGGTCGGGGTACGGGCCGGTGGTTCGGGTGGAGTTCAGTGCCGACGCGGGCCTGACCTGGGTCGACTTCGAGGTGGCGGCGCCGTTCGGCGGACGCTGTGCCTGGCAGGCCTGGCGCGGGGCGTGGGAGGCGACGCCGGGTGAACACACCCTGGCCGTACGGGCCACGGACGCCGAGGGGCGGCGGCAGCCGCTCGAACAGGCCTGGAACCGGGGCGGCTTCGGCAACAACGCGGTCCAGCGGGTGGCGGTGGTGTGCGCCCCGCTGGGGTGA
- a CDS encoding GatB/YqeY domain-containing protein, with translation MTTLKAKLQEDLTAAIRARDELASSTLRLTLSAITNAEVAGKEARVLSDDEVLKVIAKEAKKRREAAEAFAAGGRAESAARETLEGEFLDKYLPKQLSDDELTAIVSQAVEEAKAAGAEGPRAMGAVMKIVNPKVAGLAEGGRVAATVKKLLS, from the coding sequence ATGACCACGCTCAAGGCCAAGCTCCAGGAAGACCTCACCGCAGCCATCAGGGCGCGCGACGAACTCGCTTCGTCCACGCTGCGCCTGACCCTCTCCGCCATCACCAACGCGGAGGTCGCGGGCAAGGAAGCACGTGTGCTCTCCGACGACGAGGTCCTCAAGGTGATCGCCAAGGAGGCGAAGAAGCGCCGCGAGGCCGCGGAGGCGTTCGCCGCGGGCGGTCGTGCCGAGTCGGCCGCGCGGGAGACGCTGGAGGGCGAGTTCCTCGACAAGTACCTGCCCAAGCAGCTCTCCGACGACGAGCTGACCGCGATCGTGTCGCAGGCGGTCGAGGAGGCGAAGGCGGCGGGCGCCGAGGGGCCGCGGGCCATGGGCGCGGTCATGAAGATCGTGAACCCGAAGGTCGCGGGCCTGGCGGAGGGCGGCCGCGTCGCCGCCACCGTGAAGAAGCTCCTCTCCTAG
- a CDS encoding metallophosphoesterase: MRARYGVPLKVTAAVAAVGAAGVAYAAGFEARSFRLRRVTVPVLPRGMRPLRVLQVSDIHMVGGQRKKRAWLQSLAGLRPDFVVNTGDNLSDTEGIPEVLDALGPLMDFPGVYVFGSNDYYGPRLRNPGLYLIEKLQGRHGLNGNKPVVGAVHNPWEELRDAFDAAGWQNLTNTRGRLKLDGLELAFTGLDDPHIKRDRYEMVAGGPEADADFSMAVVHAPYLRTLESFTADGYPLILAGHTHGGQLCIPFYGALVTNCDLDTKRVKGLSTHETGGNRAYLHVSAGCGTNKFTPVRFACPPEATLLTLTPKA, translated from the coding sequence ATGCGTGCGCGTTACGGAGTACCACTGAAGGTCACGGCCGCAGTCGCGGCCGTGGGGGCCGCGGGTGTGGCTTATGCCGCCGGCTTCGAGGCGAGGTCGTTCCGCCTGCGTCGGGTGACGGTCCCCGTCCTGCCCCGCGGGATGCGGCCCCTGCGCGTCCTACAGGTGTCGGACATCCACATGGTCGGCGGGCAGCGCAAGAAGCGCGCCTGGCTGCAGTCCCTCGCGGGTCTGCGCCCCGACTTCGTCGTGAACACCGGCGACAACCTCTCCGACACGGAGGGCATCCCCGAGGTACTGGACGCGCTCGGCCCGCTGATGGACTTCCCCGGCGTGTACGTCTTCGGGTCGAACGACTACTACGGGCCCCGGCTGCGCAACCCCGGGCTCTACCTGATCGAGAAGCTCCAGGGCCGGCACGGGCTGAACGGCAACAAGCCGGTCGTCGGCGCCGTCCACAACCCGTGGGAGGAACTGCGGGACGCCTTCGACGCGGCGGGCTGGCAGAACCTCACCAACACACGGGGCCGGCTGAAGCTGGACGGCCTGGAGCTGGCCTTCACCGGGCTGGACGACCCGCACATCAAGCGGGACAGGTACGAGATGGTCGCGGGCGGGCCCGAGGCGGACGCGGACTTCTCGATGGCCGTGGTGCACGCCCCGTATCTGCGGACCCTGGAGTCCTTCACCGCCGACGGCTACCCGCTGATCCTGGCCGGTCACACGCACGGCGGGCAGCTGTGCATCCCCTTCTACGGGGCACTGGTCACCAACTGCGACCTCGACACGAAGCGGGTGAAGGGCCTGTCCACGCACGAGACCGGCGGGAACCGCGCGTACCTGCACGTCTCGGCGGGCTGCGGAACCAACAAGTTCACGCCCGTGCGCTTCGCCTGCCCGCCCGAGGCCACCCTGTTGACGCTGACCCCCAAGGCGTGA